TCGAGTAGGGCTTCTAGAAGCTTAGAAGTCGGCTCTGCGGCAACCACCGTTTGATCAGCTCTTTCCCTCATGTGCAAATTGTATTTGCAGGAACGCTCGATCTATATCGACTACATATGAGCCACGGCCACGTAAACAAAACCGGCTTCGGCAACAAAAGCTACATGGCAAGAAGGGCAAGAGGGCGGCAGCTGGGAGCCTGTGTCAAATAGATTCCGGCAACGGCAAGGCTTTTAACCAAAACGCCCTGGCGCCATCTTCCTCCATCTCACGGACGCGCTCCATGTCCCCTCACGAATAGAGCTTCGGAGCGTCAGCGTGCGTGCTCCTCTTCCTCAATGACAGAAAAGACCTTGTTTAAAGCGCTATGTAACTCTTTGGTCACTCGGGCAACTCGGGTCGCCACCTCCGTGTCCGCGATCCCATCGAGCGAACGAGCAGCTACGTATAGACGCATCAGGAGAGCCGGATCGCCGTCGGCAATTGCCTCCCGGATATGTTCGTCCATCGCATCACCATAACGAAGCATGTTGACGTGCATTCCATAGGTAATAGCCTCGACTATGCCGCGGGCGGGGCATGGCACTGAGCCGTAGCCTGGCAGAGCATGTTCATAGACCGAACTTGCATGCTCGAAGGATGGGCGACCCACATCTCGCAATGTAGCTCGGAATTTGCCAACTCGCATGAAAATCGAGGGCGCTATCAGAACTGGACCCGGCTCTTGGTTGATGGCGATGCCCGCATAAGAAAGGTGAGAGAGAATTTGCCACGGGTGGATGTCTGTCAACAGCCGGAGAGGGCCTTCATCTTCGGGCCACTCCAATTCCTGCTCAGTGCCATCCTCAAACTTCAGCCGCAGGGCATCGCCGTCATATATAAGCTCGACAAGATGGCCTCCAGGCGCTTGCATCAGGAAGTTGCCACTATCTTTTAGTTCTTCGTGGGGCTCCAGTTCCATGAGTCGCCCAGCGATCTCAAAGAAAAGAGCTGCATCGCGTAGCGCAAGATCAATCAAAACGGAAGCTGCAACCCGATCCCCTAGCGCCAAGCTTCGTGTCCATCGCAATAACGCATTTGTTGCCGCTTCCTCACCCTCCATCTCCACCCTCTTCAAAAGCATCGGCATCAGAACAGGAACGCAGGCGGCACTGAGTAATTCAGGAACGGTCGGGACAATGACTACGGAAGACAACAGTGGGATTCGTTTGATATGGCCTTGCGCCAAAAGTCGATTGAATACTTCTGACGTCAAATGGGCCTGTGCTCCTTCAAGGGAGATTACGCCGATTCCCATCCCAATGGCGGTGAGATGGACGCTCTGCTGACGTGCTGGAGAATCTTGAAAGTAGCAGTTGGCAAGGGCGAGATAGTCCGCACGCAGCTCAGATGAGGTGGCGGTGCGATCCCATAGCGCCCTCAGAAATGTTGTCGGAAGTACGGGAGGGACGCGGCGCACCATTCCTTCTGGCATTTCCTCTTTATCGTCTTCCAGGGACATCATCAGGCGAAGGATGTGCGGTTGCCGCATAGAGAGCTCAAATTGTTCAGGATTAGGTAAAAGCGTCCTCTCTCCTTCACGAAGATTCGTCTGTGCAACCTCCAATTCGTCGTCGGTCAACTCTCGCATCATGACTGCTTTCGCGTGCCGCCCAAGCTTCGACAACGTCATCCGGCCGGGAACGCTGCGTACTCTATCCCAATCTCCATCCGTTAGCGCATAAAGTATGGAGAATTTGTCTCCGGCACTGCCGAGTAACTGGCTCGCCTGCTTCATTAGCTCGGCAGAGTCAGATGGAAACAAGGAATCGAGAATCAGGAGAAGGCGGGGGCGGTCATCTCCCGTCGTTCCCATGCCCAGACGAAGCCAGTCATACACTTGATCGCGCGGAATACTGGTGCCTAGTGAGTCGGTAAGAGCTCGCGAAATTTCTTCGAGCAGATCTGATGCTTCCATGCAATCGATATAGAGCGGCGCGAGGCTGAACTCTTCAGCCCGACAGCACAGTTCCGCAATGACGTTAGTCTTTCCTGAGAGAGGAGGTCCAACGAGAGCTAGGGCTTTCTCACCCGCTATAGAGAAGCCACCTCCGAGAATCGCGGTAGCCCGTCGCGGCAAGCTAAAGTCTGAGCTCAGCGGTTTCGTGAAATCGCTCCGTTGTGCTTTTAGGTCTTCTAACAGTCGTTTGGTTTCTGCGCGGAGAGCGGCGGCCCACGTCTCAGGACTTCCTCCGATGATGCTCCGAATTGCTTCTTCTCGTGCAGAGGAAGCCAATTGGGACCCACGTTGCAGGACTTGCGCTAACACTTTCTCGTCAATGGATGTGCCATCGAGCTTCTTACCATCGAAAGTCGCATAGAGTTCAGTCGATGCACCATTTGTAACCGCGAGCAGAGGTATCATGGGCCGATGCAGTCGGGCATAGCTTAATCCTTGCTCGACATCTTCGTCCGTTAGAGCAATCTCTGGGCCCTTCAGTTCCAGCAGTACGGTAGGTTTTTCAGCTACAGACAGGATTACATCTCCGCGTCCACGTTGTAGTGTCTTTCTCGCATCTATCTCAAATGTGTTATGACCGAGCTTGAGTGTAAACACTCGTTGGGTTTCTACTTGGGTGCGGAGGGGCGTTGGAAACAGCGACAAAAGCGCAGTAGCCAAATGGCTCTCAAACGTTGCTTCGTTCATTAAACTCTCCGGAGTAGAAACTGATCTGTCCTCTTGTCCTTCACTCAGTACTCCATAGCTAACTGGCTAATGTCCATAATGATTACTCTTAATTCAAACGACGCTGTCGGTTAACTCACTAAAGTGAATCCAATGGTGGTGGCCACTTTTGCTCCAGCAATAGCTCGGGCCAGACGAGAAGAACTCCAAGCGAAGAACAAAGCTCGATCCAGGAGCCGTCACGCGGTTTTCGTTCGACAATCAGAACGGGACATGCCTTGAGCTCGCGCATGGTGTGGGCGTACCTAAGAACTTGCCCAAGTCCCAATCGCATTTGTTTCTCTTCATTTTGGTTCGTCAGCGACTTCACTTCGGCGACGTAGTGCCTTTCGGTCGCTTGCCACGCGATGTCGAAGTTCGGCTCGTCCGCCGAGGGCGAACGAGGTACATGGCCCTGCTTGGTGAGAAAATCGGCAAATAGATTCTGTGTTTTTGCGTGCCCTCGGACACCTCTCTCCACTAGCGCAGGATCAACAGAGAATGCGTCGCGTTCAGCGACGGATGCAGCTTCATCAGCGCGTCGGTAATTGTCTTTGATGGGCCTTTCGGTAACGCTCTCTTGCGGATGCGGAACGGTGTTCGCAGCAAAGTCCATGCCGAGGAGATTCACAAGTGCGTGAGGGAATTTGAATAAATATCCTTGCAGCGGCCTCATTGGCCTATTCGATACCTCGAATGGGAAGTAAAGTGGGGAACCGTATCGAGTCTGCAGGTCATCAATTATCACCTTGATCGCACCCTTTTTCGCTCTAATCATCTCCAGATCGACAGGATGATTTAGGCGATTGAACGCCTCAAGCCCGTGATACCAGCCCGGACGAGTGTGTGGCTCTATACCGGCTGAACGCGCCGAAGTTCCGCGAGCGGCCCACAGCACTTCGTCACCCCAGTGCTCACCGACAACCTTTGATTGCGCCACAATCTGTTGAACATTGCCGTCATAGTGGAAAACAACATCTCCCGGTCGGAGGTGCTTGATGAGCGAATAACTCCAATGCTCCTGTCCGTTTTCGCCAGCTTGCGGAGCTTTGAGGTTGCTACCGATATCCGGCCGGCGTGTGACTTCGAGCCAGAAACGTTCTTTATCCTCAGACTTCCACCAACTATGAATTCCCGCCATTATGCCTTCCTCTATTTGTAGTGCGGTCTGTCTGGCAATCTCCACTTCATCATAGGCAAACCGGAGGAAGTATCCTCCTTGGCTGCGTCCGCCTCGCGTCTCCTCCGCCACCTACCTCAGCGGCCTGTTCCTGCCGCAACGCGACCCTGCAAGTCATGCGTGCTGACGCACGCAGATAAGGAAAACAAGCCTCGCTAAGTCTGTATGTCTCTGCTCGAGTCGAAGCCCGGCTTCGGTTCTCCTGTAGAGAGGAGGACTTGAGACATGCAGGCAGTCAGATCATTCGTTGGGATGGACGTCCACAAGGAGACCATTTCGATTAGCGTGGCCGAAGATGGACGGAACGGCCCGGTGCGGTTTATCGGCGTCATACCCAACCAGCCGGATGACATCGCGAAGATGGCCAAGCGGCTTGCGAAGCACGGCGAGCTCGATTTCTGTTACGAAGCCGGCGGTTGCGGCTACAACATCTATCGCCAACTCACTGCGTTGGGCCACAGTTGCACGGTCGCGGCGACCTCGATGATTCCGCGCAAGCCGGGTGAGAGGATCAAGACGGATCGGCGGGACTCGCAGAAGCTGGCGATCCTGCACCGATCTGGTGACCTAACGCAGGTGTGGGTGCCGGACGCGACACATGAGGCGTTGCGTGATCTCGTTCGTGCGCGTGTGGATGCATCCATGCATCTGATGCGCTGTCGTCAGCAGTTACTCGCGTTCCTGCTCCGCCACGGGCGATCTTATCCAACCGGCAAGCACTGGACGCAGCGCCACCGTTCCTGGCTAGCTGGACAGACCTTTCAAGTGGAAGTTCATCGCATCGTGTTCCAGGATTATGTCGAAGCAGTGTGGACTGCACAGGAGAGAAGAGACGCGCTGATCGAACGGATCGGTGCGATGACGGCAAGCTGGTCGCTTGGCCCATTGGTCGAAGCACTGCGCGGCTTGCGAGGGATCGACCTACTCTCATCTGCCACGTTCTTGGCTACGACCGGCGACCTGAGCCGCTTCGAGTCGCCACGGATGCTGATGGGCTACCTCGGCCTCGTTCCGTCCGAACACTCCAGCGGTGGCAGCATCCGTCGCGGAGGTATTACGAAGACCGGCAACCGCGAAGCACGGAGGATGCTGATCGAAGCGGCATGGAGCTATCGCTATCCAGCCCGTGTCGCTAAGGAGAAGGCCGAGATCCTCGTCCGCTTGCCGAAGAACGTTAGGGATATCGCGTGGAAGGCACAGACCAGGCTTTGCGCTCGCTATCGAACGATGATTGCGCGCGGTAAGAAGCCTACGGTCGTCGTGGCGGCACTTGCACGCGAACTCGCGGGCTTTATCTGGGCTATCGGTCAGGAGATGCGATTGTCTGGAGCATAGGTATCTCTATCGAGTCCTTTGCTATTGCGCTTTTCGGCAGGCAGATACCACTTGCCTTTTCCAGTCCTTCC
This portion of the Edaphobacter sp. 4G125 genome encodes:
- a CDS encoding IS110 family RNA-guided transposase, which translates into the protein MQAVRSFVGMDVHKETISISVAEDGRNGPVRFIGVIPNQPDDIAKMAKRLAKHGELDFCYEAGGCGYNIYRQLTALGHSCTVAATSMIPRKPGERIKTDRRDSQKLAILHRSGDLTQVWVPDATHEALRDLVRARVDASMHLMRCRQQLLAFLLRHGRSYPTGKHWTQRHRSWLAGQTFQVEVHRIVFQDYVEAVWTAQERRDALIERIGAMTASWSLGPLVEALRGLRGIDLLSSATFLATTGDLSRFESPRMLMGYLGLVPSEHSSGGSIRRGGITKTGNREARRMLIEAAWSYRYPARVAKEKAEILVRLPKNVRDIAWKAQTRLCARYRTMIARGKKPTVVVAALARELAGFIWAIGQEMRLSGA